From a single Gammaproteobacteria bacterium genomic region:
- a CDS encoding 3-dehydroquinate synthase: MKLIKVLNQSFAVNYNYEAYFTEGVFELDNTILTSVVKKQAKGPAKILIVIDERIAQTQPQLMDQIDAYMKAHSDVLTLCEPPLRVTGGEPIKNDPKVLEEIYQHINDDRICRHSYIIAIGGGALLDAVGFVAATAHRGIRCIRMPTTVLSQDDSGVGVKNGVNHFGKKNWIGTFAPPYAVINDFQFLKSLEVRDWLSGLAEAVKVSLIKDASLFQFIRENKEKIRYEKDPVAMQEIIWRSAELHMLHIGTAGDPFELGSSRPLDFGHWAAHKLEQLTNYRLHHGEAVAIGVALDTTYSHLIGLLTAKEWKQVLETLEGLGLNLYVPELSAITEDPESNESIFRGLTEFREHLGGELTIMLLDKIGKGIEVHSVDFQAYRRAIDILKDRYGEKTESKTKNTKALGEL; encoded by the coding sequence AGGTCCCGCTAAAATTTTGATTGTCATCGATGAGCGCATTGCCCAAACGCAACCCCAATTGATGGATCAAATTGATGCGTACATGAAGGCACATAGCGATGTACTCACATTGTGCGAGCCACCGCTAAGAGTCACAGGTGGTGAGCCCATTAAAAATGATCCAAAAGTCCTTGAAGAAATTTATCAACACATCAATGACGATCGTATTTGTCGCCATTCTTATATCATTGCTATTGGTGGTGGTGCTTTACTAGATGCTGTTGGTTTTGTTGCAGCAACTGCCCATCGCGGTATACGTTGTATACGAATGCCAACGACTGTCTTGTCACAAGATGACTCGGGTGTTGGTGTAAAAAACGGCGTTAACCATTTTGGTAAGAAAAACTGGATTGGTACATTCGCTCCACCTTATGCTGTCATTAACGATTTTCAGTTTTTGAAAAGCTTAGAAGTGCGAGATTGGTTATCTGGATTAGCAGAAGCGGTCAAAGTCTCTCTCATTAAAGACGCAAGTCTCTTTCAATTTATTAGAGAAAACAAAGAAAAAATTCGTTATGAAAAAGATCCAGTTGCTATGCAAGAAATTATCTGGCGATCAGCCGAATTACACATGCTTCATATCGGCACGGCAGGCGACCCGTTTGAATTAGGATCATCACGCCCCTTAGATTTCGGTCACTGGGCCGCGCATAAATTAGAACAACTAACCAACTATCGATTGCATCACGGTGAAGCGGTTGCAATTGGTGTAGCGTTAGACACGACATATTCCCATTTAATTGGATTGTTAACTGCAAAAGAATGGAAGCAAGTTTTAGAAACCTTAGAAGGACTAGGACTCAATCTATATGTTCCAGAGTTATCAGCAATTACGGAGGATCCTGAATCTAACGAGAGTATCTTTAGAGGATTGACAGAATTTCGTGAGCATTTAGGGGGCGAGCTTACCATTATGTTGCTCGATAAAATAGGGAAGGGCATTGAGGTTCACTCTGTCGATTTTCAAGCTTATCGTCGTGCAATTGACATTCTAAAAGATCGTTACGGTGAAAAAACTGAATCCAAAACTAAAAACACAAAAGCCCTAGGAGAGTTATGA
- the eboE gene encoding metabolite traffic protein EboE produces the protein MIIDQKGFFDLTYCSNIHRGETWDEVFTALKTHVPQLKSHLAPDKKFGIGLRLSNQAAVDLLHHYELDHFKSWLNEHQLYVMTINGFPYGQFHDQRVKEQVYAPDWTQVTRRDYSFRLLKVLEELTPPGGESGFSTSPLSYKPWLNAKSTKEVYNQSSLYLSEIVKSMALQYQDSGKLIHIDIEPEPDCLIETVDEAIDFFSNWLIPIGGKNLAKLMNISLTEAEEHIRRHVQICYDICHSSVEYEDAAVVFEKLKKAGILIGKVQVSAALKCNLEKDPKRRDAALQSLSQFIDPVYLHQIIQKNADGKLAHYADLNHAYLTNRLKDKDQAMQELRTHFHVPIFLEQYHELESTQSDIIKVFKLLQENKAASHLEIETYTWEVLPKALQLDINASIEREYKWIMQQF, from the coding sequence ATGATTATAGATCAGAAGGGATTTTTTGATTTAACATACTGTTCTAATATTCATCGCGGGGAAACATGGGATGAAGTGTTCACAGCACTGAAAACCCATGTTCCCCAATTAAAATCACATCTCGCACCTGATAAAAAATTTGGTATTGGTTTACGTTTATCAAACCAAGCAGCTGTTGATCTCTTACATCATTACGAATTAGACCATTTTAAATCGTGGCTCAATGAGCATCAACTTTATGTGATGACGATTAATGGTTTTCCTTATGGACAATTTCATGATCAACGTGTGAAAGAGCAAGTCTATGCTCCGGATTGGACCCAAGTCACACGTCGGGATTATAGTTTTCGATTATTAAAAGTGCTGGAAGAATTAACACCGCCCGGTGGAGAAAGTGGTTTCTCTACTTCACCTTTATCATACAAGCCATGGTTAAATGCAAAAAGCACCAAAGAAGTGTACAACCAATCCAGTTTGTATTTAAGTGAAATAGTTAAAAGTATGGCCCTTCAATATCAAGATTCGGGAAAATTAATTCACATTGATATAGAACCTGAACCTGATTGTTTAATAGAAACCGTCGATGAAGCGATAGATTTTTTTAGCAATTGGCTCATTCCTATCGGTGGGAAAAATCTTGCTAAATTAATGAATATTTCACTCACTGAAGCTGAGGAACACATTCGACGCCATGTACAAATTTGCTATGACATTTGTCATTCGTCGGTCGAGTACGAAGATGCTGCCGTAGTTTTTGAAAAATTAAAGAAAGCAGGAATTCTAATTGGCAAAGTTCAAGTCAGTGCGGCACTCAAATGCAATTTAGAAAAAGATCCTAAGCGTCGTGATGCAGCACTTCAATCCTTATCACAATTTATTGATCCAGTTTATTTGCACCAAATTATTCAAAAAAACGCCGACGGTAAACTTGCTCATTATGCTGACTTAAATCATGCTTATCTTACCAATCGTTTGAAAGATAAGGATCAAGCTATGCAAGAATTGCGCACTCATTTTCATGTGCCCATTTTTTTAGAGCAATACCATGAATTAGAATCAACTCAAAGTGATATAATAAAAGTATTCAAACTCTTACAAGAAAATAAAGCCGCAAGTCATTTAGAAATAGAAACATATACTTGGGAAGTACTACCGAAAGCGTTACAGCTAGATATTAATGCTTCGATTGAGAGAGAATACAAATGGATTATGCAGCAATTTTAA